One Gimesia aquarii DNA segment encodes these proteins:
- a CDS encoding transposase — MLNRSVARMTLFEKPDDYAAFMRVVEETWEKIPLPIFAMSVMPNHWHFVVRPRTDTQLTEFFQRLTVTHTMRWHAHYSTGGSGHLYQGRFKSFPIQSDDHLLTVMRYVERNPLRANLVKRAEEWEYGSAWARQQKGDTLAWLTKLKNPPLPRQWRSLVNKPQTDAELAAVRKCITRGTPFGDDKWTSNTAIRLSLESTTRPRGRPRKES, encoded by the coding sequence GTGCTTAACCGCTCTGTGGCGCGGATGACGTTGTTCGAGAAGCCGGACGATTATGCTGCATTCATGCGGGTTGTTGAGGAAACATGGGAAAAGATTCCGCTACCGATCTTTGCCATGTCGGTGATGCCTAACCACTGGCACTTTGTGGTACGTCCCAGGACGGATACCCAATTGACGGAATTCTTTCAACGACTCACCGTCACCCATACCATGCGCTGGCACGCGCACTATTCAACCGGGGGAAGCGGTCACCTATATCAGGGACGATTTAAATCGTTCCCAATTCAGTCAGACGACCATTTGCTGACAGTGATGCGTTATGTCGAACGCAACCCGCTGCGAGCGAATTTGGTCAAACGTGCCGAGGAGTGGGAGTATGGCTCCGCCTGGGCACGACAACAAAAGGGAGATACGCTCGCGTGGCTGACAAAGCTCAAAAATCCACCGCTACCACGCCAATGGCGGTCACTGGTTAACAAACCACAAACGGACGCCGAACTGGCTGCCGTCAGAAAATGTATCACTCGCGGCACACCCTTTGGCGATGACAAATGGACCAGCAACACAGCTATCCGATTGTCCCTCGAAAGCACAACTCGCCCCCGCGGAAGACCCAGAAAAGAGTCCTGA
- a CDS encoding M56 family metallopeptidase encodes MIWQNFIDPALSTRICLTLVHSVWQMAALLFIVWCSGLIWKNRTVETSYTMNVAALLVGLLALPITFLMVDVVDVPEQANVSIKATADSPATPPSMTPDKTAMAPTAKSQATGLPLAHNKPTGSTSTSDAALATHSSNGKLFGWLQYMPWVVAFYLAGVVIMLARLGLAMIKANQLGAQAMVIKEGPLVESLQSLANQWSMKIVPTLAYTEQIMIPTVIGLIRPMILIPASILSGLTTGELDMFLKHELAHVRRYDMWVNLLQRLAETILFFNPVLWYLSRRISTLREFCCDEITCQEDTEPNFEQRVQYATALLRVVELSNPNFVINPDLASLAASGRSPSEVRRRVARLFGEPLREPIRFSRSMALSIAATALLLVCGPTLWSTYAKVNQSPEPIPQKNKIATTDKSTKPFSFGSKVEVLSIGTYNEKPQRWWNSKGTLLPSVPYHIQGAQVAVSENQIGRQLVFRISNLPTGCSVKWKLSNTGSSANGEVVLDGVESPPGYRSQIFNTRKGTKSFDLSVGVASSQWTTVSEANSYASSTATRDNQGIIFSGAFIKKNPNTKKEELVTVVTHSLQKSDVRVIAVDSQGKTHTASKSAQQYAGGTAPVHQTRWYFRNLELKNFDHFEFQKREFEWVELKDLPLYPSETSNTLSEKKTTQENSETSTPVKHVTPEKLPIVVAKHVLLLNGNQIITWNELEQKFAAMPDPSSVRPAFYITRGATEAGLYKTTKAKIWELHRKFKLGGHSEGSLWPRTDFRYDHIKTVDDLRPDPALKFTGTILNSKGEPVEGAEVVLIKPVDKSISYKTYHMALVQGRIRNRLEHIMTLSDSNGQFELYPPKNPWYYIVALHPKAGFSLNRSDWILPDKKLKLLPWSGLKTNIDEVPNETQTVSLRTQIEATEAWPEIILNQYWSDLPKSVQTEGFQYQHIPPINRTTISRSFRGQDGGSFSIPGASVSLLPGEIRELGLGPLSKQQSLQLNRMRESSRKRRELIDKKLKGQKKVKKE; translated from the coding sequence ATGATCTGGCAAAATTTCATCGATCCTGCATTGAGTACGAGAATTTGTCTGACGTTAGTACATTCTGTCTGGCAAATGGCGGCACTGTTATTCATTGTCTGGTGCAGCGGCTTGATCTGGAAAAACCGAACTGTTGAAACCAGCTATACCATGAATGTAGCAGCGCTGCTTGTCGGCCTGCTGGCACTACCAATTACGTTTCTTATGGTGGATGTGGTTGACGTTCCTGAACAAGCTAACGTGAGCATAAAAGCAACTGCAGATTCTCCAGCAACACCACCTAGTATGACACCTGATAAGACAGCCATGGCTCCTACCGCAAAATCACAAGCAACCGGACTACCATTGGCACATAACAAACCAACCGGAAGCACTTCCACCAGCGATGCTGCTCTCGCCACACATTCATCGAACGGGAAATTATTCGGATGGTTGCAGTATATGCCCTGGGTTGTTGCCTTCTATCTTGCGGGTGTCGTTATTATGCTGGCACGATTAGGTTTAGCAATGATCAAAGCAAATCAGCTTGGTGCGCAAGCAATGGTTATCAAAGAAGGACCGCTTGTCGAATCATTGCAATCGTTAGCCAATCAATGGTCCATGAAAATCGTTCCCACATTGGCCTATACTGAACAGATCATGATCCCAACCGTCATCGGACTGATTCGGCCAATGATACTGATTCCGGCTTCCATCCTAAGTGGGCTGACGACGGGGGAACTGGACATGTTTCTAAAACACGAATTGGCTCATGTCAGACGCTATGACATGTGGGTCAATTTACTGCAACGGCTGGCAGAGACCATCCTGTTTTTCAACCCGGTTCTCTGGTATCTCAGCCGACGCATCAGCACGTTACGTGAATTTTGTTGTGATGAGATCACCTGTCAGGAAGATACGGAGCCTAATTTTGAACAGCGCGTGCAATATGCAACAGCACTGTTACGAGTTGTTGAGCTTTCCAATCCTAATTTTGTCATCAATCCTGACCTTGCATCGCTGGCAGCCAGTGGCCGCTCCCCTTCCGAAGTAAGGCGTCGCGTGGCAAGACTCTTCGGGGAGCCACTGCGAGAGCCCATTCGATTTTCTCGAAGTATGGCGTTATCAATTGCCGCGACAGCTTTGTTACTTGTATGTGGTCCCACACTCTGGTCCACCTACGCTAAAGTTAACCAGTCTCCAGAACCTATTCCGCAAAAAAATAAGATCGCAACCACTGACAAATCCACAAAGCCATTTTCCTTTGGCAGTAAAGTGGAAGTTTTATCGATCGGCACATATAACGAAAAACCACAGCGCTGGTGGAATTCTAAAGGCACTTTACTACCTTCTGTTCCCTATCACATACAAGGTGCGCAAGTCGCAGTCAGCGAGAACCAGATTGGTCGACAACTGGTATTTCGAATTTCCAACCTCCCCACTGGTTGCTCTGTCAAATGGAAACTATCCAACACAGGTTCGTCCGCGAATGGTGAAGTCGTTCTCGATGGAGTGGAAAGCCCACCCGGCTATCGTTCACAAATCTTCAACACTCGCAAAGGAACGAAATCATTTGATCTGAGTGTTGGAGTCGCCAGTAGTCAGTGGACGACAGTCAGTGAAGCAAACTCCTATGCCAGTTCTACCGCTACAAGAGATAACCAGGGCATTATTTTTTCGGGAGCATTTATTAAGAAAAATCCTAACACTAAAAAAGAAGAGCTCGTCACAGTTGTGACACACAGTTTACAAAAAAGTGACGTTCGTGTGATCGCCGTTGATTCCCAGGGTAAAACCCATACTGCTTCAAAATCTGCGCAACAGTACGCAGGTGGCACTGCACCCGTTCATCAGACAAGGTGGTATTTCAGAAATCTTGAACTGAAAAACTTCGACCACTTCGAATTTCAGAAACGTGAATTCGAATGGGTCGAATTGAAAGACTTGCCACTTTACCCTTCGGAAACTAGTAACACGCTATCCGAGAAAAAAACGACTCAGGAAAACAGCGAAACATCGACTCCAGTGAAGCATGTTACTCCCGAAAAGTTACCGATCGTTGTAGCAAAACATGTTTTGTTACTGAATGGAAATCAGATCATCACCTGGAATGAACTCGAACAGAAATTTGCGGCGATGCCTGATCCCTCATCAGTCAGACCCGCATTTTACATTACCAGAGGGGCCACGGAAGCGGGTCTATATAAGACAACAAAAGCAAAAATCTGGGAGTTGCATCGTAAATTTAAACTCGGTGGCCATAGCGAAGGGAGCCTTTGGCCACGGACCGATTTTCGATATGACCACATTAAAACGGTTGACGATCTGCGACCTGATCCTGCCCTAAAATTCACGGGCACAATTCTCAACTCAAAAGGAGAACCAGTGGAAGGGGCCGAAGTGGTATTGATCAAACCTGTCGACAAGTCGATCTCTTACAAAACCTACCATATGGCCCTCGTACAGGGACGAATCCGCAACCGACTTGAGCATATTATGACCCTTTCAGACTCGAATGGTCAGTTTGAGTTATATCCGCCAAAGAACCCGTGGTATTACATTGTTGCCTTACATCCCAAGGCAGGTTTTTCTCTCAACAGAAGCGATTGGATTCTGCCAGACAAAAAACTCAAGCTGTTGCCCTGGTCGGGATTAAAAACAAATATAGATGAAGTGCCGAACGAAACACAAACCGTGTCTCTCAGGACACAAATAGAGGCAACAGAAGCCTGGCCGGAAATCATATTGAACCAATATTGGAGCGACCTGCCCAAATCGGTTCAAACAGAGGGCTTTCAGTACCAACACATTCCACCGATCAATCGAACAACGATCTCTCGTAGTTTTCGCGGTCAGGACGGGGGAAGCTTTTCGATACCCGGCGCATCCGTCAGCCTGTTGCCTGGAGAAATTCGAGAGCTTGGCCTGGGACCGCTCTCCAAACAACAAAGCCTGCAACTGAACAGGATGCGCGAGTCATCTCGTAAACGCCGTGAACTTATTGATAAAAAACTCAAGGGCCAGAAAAAGGTGAAGAAAGAATAA
- a CDS encoding FG-GAP repeat domain-containing protein has protein sequence MSLKARSIILICLIILIPIVTWRTLPGLPSLGEPPEIYSGGTSYPESPLKFKRVTVGPKPVGLPLITNVQILDFNGDGHNDVIACDAGRGTVSLFTNQGKETWQEEVLLRDLAAPAHATVVDIDQDGDQDIIVSILGNLLPDDRVIGRVELYERKENEYVRHVILDDVRRVADVQPGDFDGDGDLDLAVAVFGYSRGAVLWLENRGNLQFRDHELLRAPGTIHVPVADLDGDGDLDIAAIVSQDEEELWAFENLGKGKFKKRRLWMTINLDLGSAGLISADLDQDGDQDLILPAGDNLEDLDAYPQPYHGCLWFENKGNWKFEPHRISHLGGTYAADVGDLDGDGDLDVVLVSMTNDWYDPNTASVVWLENDGKQNFQTWQIDNNPIHLVTVAVGDLNGNGQDDIVAGGLNLRKPFQRIGRIAAWLNLHEEAP, from the coding sequence ATGTCCTTAAAAGCTCGTAGCATCATATTGATCTGCTTGATCATTCTGATTCCGATTGTAACCTGGCGTACTTTGCCTGGATTGCCTTCACTTGGCGAGCCACCGGAGATCTATTCTGGTGGAACTTCCTATCCTGAATCTCCGTTGAAGTTCAAAAGAGTCACGGTGGGGCCAAAACCAGTCGGGTTACCCCTCATCACGAACGTACAAATTTTAGATTTCAACGGTGATGGGCACAACGATGTGATTGCCTGTGATGCGGGGAGAGGTACTGTGTCTCTCTTTACGAATCAGGGAAAGGAAACCTGGCAGGAAGAAGTCCTGCTCCGTGACTTAGCAGCGCCTGCACATGCAACCGTTGTAGACATCGATCAAGATGGAGATCAGGATATTATTGTTTCCATCTTGGGAAATCTACTTCCCGATGACCGTGTCATTGGTCGCGTTGAGCTCTACGAACGAAAAGAGAATGAGTATGTACGGCACGTTATCCTGGATGACGTCAGGCGCGTCGCGGATGTGCAGCCGGGAGACTTTGATGGCGATGGTGATTTGGATTTAGCGGTGGCCGTTTTTGGTTACAGTCGGGGGGCCGTTCTTTGGCTCGAAAATCGTGGAAACTTACAATTTCGAGATCACGAACTATTGAGAGCCCCAGGAACGATTCATGTGCCCGTAGCCGATCTTGACGGTGATGGCGATCTTGATATCGCGGCGATTGTCTCGCAGGATGAAGAAGAGTTATGGGCTTTTGAAAATCTGGGAAAAGGAAAATTCAAAAAGCGACGTCTCTGGATGACAATTAATTTAGATCTTGGAAGCGCGGGTCTGATTAGTGCCGATCTTGATCAAGATGGGGATCAGGATTTAATTTTACCTGCGGGCGACAATCTGGAAGATCTCGATGCCTACCCTCAGCCTTACCACGGCTGTCTCTGGTTTGAGAACAAAGGGAATTGGAAGTTTGAACCTCACCGAATTTCTCATCTCGGAGGGACTTATGCGGCTGATGTAGGCGACCTTGATGGCGATGGGGATTTGGATGTTGTGCTCGTGAGTATGACAAACGACTGGTATGATCCCAACACAGCCAGCGTTGTCTGGCTGGAAAATGACGGGAAGCAAAATTTTCAAACCTGGCAGATCGACAATAATCCCATTCATCTCGTTACGGTTGCGGTAGGCGATCTTAATGGAAACGGCCAGGATGACATCGTCGCCGGTGGTCTCAATTTGCGTAAACCATTTCAGAGAATTGGAAGAATTGCAGCTTGGTTAAATCTTCATGAGGAGGCTCCATGA
- a CDS encoding BlaI/MecI/CopY family transcriptional regulator, translating into MARPVSEHPTALELEILKILWDDAPLPVRDVRAKLESEAQRPLAHSSVITILNIMHQKGYLQRQKQGKSFLFSPNVQKENIAGNIMGDLLSRLFDGSPSAMMLNLLETAEVDSDELAALRKLITRKAKEQSK; encoded by the coding sequence ATGGCTCGTCCCGTATCAGAACATCCCACAGCACTTGAACTCGAGATTCTTAAAATTTTGTGGGATGATGCACCCCTTCCAGTCCGCGATGTTCGCGCCAAGCTCGAATCAGAGGCACAACGTCCGTTGGCACATAGCTCTGTGATCACGATTCTCAATATCATGCACCAAAAAGGATATTTACAAAGGCAAAAGCAAGGGAAATCGTTTTTATTCTCACCAAACGTGCAGAAAGAAAATATTGCCGGCAACATTATGGGAGATTTATTGTCCCGACTCTTTGACGGTTCACCTTCTGCGATGATGCTCAATCTTCTCGAAACAGCCGAGGTCGATTCAGACGAACTCGCTGCACTACGAAAACTGATTACCCGCAAGGCAAAGGAGCAGTCGAAATGA
- a CDS encoding nuclear transport factor 2 family protein: MTEEHPNVALLKQLDPGNVAGTADVFAEDVVWHFFNPLLPDMQGDYVGRSGVQDFFEQMAKQTDGTFRVNPVSVTAVGDELLVTQSKNTMVMKDQQIEIDVVVVWRIVDGRISEVWDIPSVHHAQTSQA, encoded by the coding sequence ATGACTGAGGAGCATCCGAACGTCGCTCTATTAAAGCAACTTGACCCTGGAAATGTAGCCGGAACCGCCGACGTATTTGCGGAAGACGTCGTTTGGCATTTCTTCAATCCACTCCTGCCAGATATGCAAGGCGACTATGTCGGTCGAAGCGGAGTTCAAGACTTCTTCGAACAAATGGCAAAGCAGACTGATGGCACCTTTAGGGTCAACCCGGTCTCTGTCACTGCGGTCGGAGATGAACTGCTGGTAACGCAGAGCAAAAACACGATGGTTATGAAAGACCAGCAGATAGAAATTGACGTGGTTGTGGTGTGGCGTATCGTTGATGGCCGTATTTCAGAAGTCTGGGACATCCCGTCCGTTCATCATGCACAGACTTCTCAAGCGTAA
- a CDS encoding thioredoxin family protein: protein MNASELLELVLSSKEPVLVEFSVMSGCFRCNDMRPQVQQLLGNLEGRAEVVRLDFHSNQALAASLGATVCPSYVFFSNGKPLWTQNYPTSGGLLNNRVLQQLTSNSQSQSEPRSKEDSTSF, encoded by the coding sequence GTGAATGCGAGCGAGCTCCTGGAACTCGTGCTGAGCTCGAAAGAACCTGTACTTGTGGAATTCAGCGTTATGTCCGGTTGTTTTCGTTGTAACGATATGCGACCACAGGTCCAGCAATTGCTGGGTAATCTCGAGGGACGCGCGGAAGTTGTACGCTTGGATTTTCATTCCAACCAGGCTCTTGCAGCCTCGCTCGGCGCAACCGTTTGCCCCAGCTATGTGTTCTTTTCCAATGGTAAACCGCTTTGGACTCAGAATTATCCAACTTCGGGTGGACTACTCAACAACAGAGTTTTACAACAGCTAACCAGCAATTCGCAATCTCAGTCGGAACCTCGATCAAAGGAAGATTCCACATCGTTCTGA
- the hrpA gene encoding ATP-dependent RNA helicase HrpA has product MSRGDSHSAAADAGSAGESVDAALSEMPASIEQAMVGDQFRFSQRLRSIRQAKKSKKPFDKNLKRLRDELKKSMDRRAARLKQCPQITFDKSLPIHEELKTIKHTIEENQVVIVCGETGSGKSTQLPKLLLSMGRGIGGLIGHTQPRRIAARSVCARISEELGREQGTACGFKIRFTDTTNPNTYIKLMTDGILLAETQTDRFLNQYDTIIIDEAHERSLNIDFLLGFLKRLLPKRKDLRVIITSATIDADRFSEHFSTKSKPAPILNVSGRTYPVEIRYRPLDAEPKAQNQSKSQGNGADEQSLLAEAVNELAAIDEGDILIFVPTEWDIRETAKLLRGRSIIGDDGARQTEIVPLYGRLSTAEQNKVFRPSSYRRIVIATNVAESSITVPGIRYVIDTGLARISRYSSRSQVQRLPIEAVSQASANQRAGRCGRVAPGICIRLYSETDFNSRDEFTPPEILRTNLASVILQTLTMKLGAIEEFPFIDPPKPVAIRDGYNTLFELGAIDSHYRLTDIGRQLSRLPVDPRIARMILAAHDENCLHEILIIAAALELQDPRERPIDKQQAADEAHLPFRDPDSDFLSYLKLWDFYHKLKEDLSQSRLRKACVQNFLSYNRLREWADIFRQLRQLVEETGLKIHPRKDDSASIHRALLPGFLSNIAMRSDTNEYTGSGQQKYFLWPGSGVFEKKPKWIISAELIETSKRYARTVAKISPNWIEPAAAHLVKKSWSDPRWNGDAASAVATEKVTLFGLTIVSGRSVHYGKIEPDQSRTLLLQYGLVEGDISLQIDFLTHNQNFLEALEQQQAKSRRYDLIPSQEQQFAFYDERIPADVFDGVSLKKWWKAASRKTPTLLNMRLEDFFEEQAQDVDETEFPNALNMGKMQFPLEYHLEPGAEEDGVTVSIPQESLNQLSPHRLGWLVPGLLEEKVAAMIKALPKSVRRMLVPAPETARQVVSKLEFGKGSFEETVAEMLSQISGEPITADQFEIQRLPHHLQMNIRVLDQQGETIASKRNLTELRQEFGSKAADSFSSLSDDHWSQSGLTDWTFGDFPAEVQVQHNHLALTGFPSLLDEGKSVALCLRDAPERAAYETRFGLRRLFVLAEHRKLKSQVDHLPGLSQMTLYATSIGGINFKAQLIELLAERTLFGQKERLPRSEAQYRKLVKEWRNQIPVAAQDLASLLPELLEKYHRIKMTLEKTKVPAWNEPLHDMRAQLKAMINDRFLVSTPYPWLQQFPRYLEGIEIRLGKLGGAGLKRDLSNIRSISRYFEQYSQRARQHHEREIIDPQLIKFRWMLEEYRISLFAQKLGTALKISPKILDQQWAAVRD; this is encoded by the coding sequence ATGTCCCGCGGTGATTCTCATTCTGCTGCTGCTGACGCTGGTTCTGCCGGTGAGAGTGTGGATGCTGCGCTGTCGGAAATGCCGGCTTCGATTGAACAGGCGATGGTCGGAGATCAGTTTCGGTTTTCACAACGGCTGCGATCGATTCGACAGGCGAAAAAAAGCAAGAAGCCGTTCGATAAAAATTTGAAGCGGCTGCGCGACGAACTGAAAAAGTCCATGGACCGTCGCGCGGCGCGTTTGAAGCAGTGCCCACAGATTACCTTTGACAAGAGCCTGCCGATTCATGAAGAATTAAAGACAATCAAACACACGATTGAAGAGAATCAAGTCGTCATTGTTTGTGGCGAAACCGGGTCGGGAAAATCGACGCAACTTCCCAAGCTCTTGCTGTCAATGGGGCGTGGTATTGGCGGTTTGATTGGTCACACGCAACCCCGCCGCATCGCCGCTCGTTCGGTTTGTGCGCGGATCTCTGAAGAACTGGGACGCGAACAGGGAACCGCCTGCGGCTTTAAGATACGATTCACGGACACAACGAATCCGAATACCTATATTAAGTTGATGACCGACGGGATTCTGCTGGCGGAGACACAGACCGACCGATTCTTGAATCAATACGATACGATTATTATTGACGAAGCCCACGAACGATCCTTGAACATTGATTTTTTACTCGGGTTTCTGAAACGTCTGCTTCCCAAACGTAAAGACCTGCGGGTGATTATCACCTCTGCCACCATCGACGCAGATCGCTTCAGCGAACATTTTTCAACGAAGAGCAAACCAGCACCAATCCTGAATGTGTCCGGCAGAACGTATCCGGTGGAAATTCGCTATCGTCCTCTCGATGCAGAACCAAAGGCACAAAATCAATCAAAGTCACAGGGGAATGGTGCCGACGAACAATCGTTGCTGGCAGAAGCGGTCAACGAGCTAGCGGCCATTGATGAGGGCGACATTCTGATTTTTGTGCCAACGGAATGGGATATCCGCGAGACGGCCAAGCTTCTGCGAGGCCGTTCGATCATCGGCGACGATGGGGCGCGTCAGACCGAAATTGTGCCCTTATATGGCAGGCTGTCGACGGCGGAACAGAACAAGGTCTTCCGCCCCTCCTCGTATCGGCGGATTGTAATCGCGACCAACGTTGCCGAATCGTCGATCACGGTGCCCGGCATTCGGTATGTGATTGATACCGGTCTGGCGCGCATCAGTCGTTATTCGAGTCGCTCGCAAGTACAGCGTCTGCCCATTGAAGCGGTCTCGCAAGCGTCAGCGAATCAGCGGGCGGGACGCTGTGGTCGCGTCGCACCCGGGATTTGTATTCGACTCTATAGTGAAACCGACTTTAACAGCCGTGACGAATTTACGCCACCGGAAATTCTGCGAACCAATCTGGCTTCCGTCATTCTGCAGACACTGACGATGAAGCTGGGAGCCATTGAAGAGTTTCCCTTTATTGATCCCCCCAAGCCGGTCGCCATTCGCGATGGATACAATACGTTGTTTGAACTGGGGGCGATCGACTCGCATTATCGATTGACTGACATCGGCAGGCAACTGAGTCGCTTACCCGTTGACCCACGCATTGCCCGGATGATATTAGCGGCTCACGATGAAAATTGTCTACATGAAATCCTGATTATCGCGGCGGCTCTGGAACTGCAAGATCCGCGCGAGCGACCTATTGACAAACAGCAGGCAGCCGATGAAGCCCATTTGCCATTCCGCGACCCTGATTCTGATTTTCTCAGTTATCTCAAACTCTGGGACTTTTATCACAAGTTGAAAGAGGATCTTTCGCAGAGTCGACTGCGCAAGGCATGTGTGCAGAATTTTCTGTCTTATAATCGATTACGGGAGTGGGCGGACATCTTTCGTCAGTTGAGACAACTGGTGGAAGAGACAGGTTTAAAAATCCATCCCCGTAAGGATGATTCCGCATCCATCCACCGCGCTCTGTTACCCGGTTTTCTTTCGAATATCGCCATGCGCTCGGATACGAACGAATACACGGGATCGGGTCAACAAAAATATTTTCTCTGGCCCGGTTCGGGAGTCTTTGAGAAAAAACCGAAGTGGATTATCTCGGCGGAACTAATTGAGACCAGCAAACGTTATGCACGCACGGTTGCGAAAATTTCCCCCAACTGGATCGAGCCCGCGGCCGCTCATCTGGTGAAAAAAAGCTGGAGTGATCCACGTTGGAATGGAGACGCTGCCTCAGCAGTTGCAACAGAAAAAGTGACCCTGTTCGGACTCACGATTGTTTCCGGACGTTCCGTGCACTATGGAAAAATCGAGCCCGATCAATCGCGGACGTTGTTACTGCAATACGGTCTGGTCGAAGGAGACATCAGTCTGCAGATCGATTTTCTGACTCACAATCAGAATTTTCTGGAAGCGCTCGAGCAACAGCAGGCTAAGTCGCGGCGTTACGATTTGATTCCCTCGCAGGAACAGCAGTTCGCGTTTTATGATGAGCGAATCCCCGCGGATGTCTTCGATGGTGTCAGTTTAAAAAAGTGGTGGAAGGCTGCCAGCCGCAAAACGCCGACGCTGCTCAACATGCGACTGGAAGATTTCTTCGAAGAACAAGCTCAGGATGTCGACGAAACAGAATTTCCCAATGCACTCAACATGGGGAAAATGCAGTTCCCGCTGGAATATCATCTGGAGCCTGGCGCTGAAGAAGATGGTGTGACGGTTTCGATACCGCAGGAGAGTTTGAATCAGCTTTCTCCGCATCGATTGGGGTGGCTGGTGCCCGGTCTGTTGGAAGAAAAAGTCGCCGCGATGATCAAGGCGTTACCGAAGTCGGTGCGTCGTATGCTGGTACCGGCTCCTGAAACGGCACGACAGGTGGTCAGCAAGCTGGAGTTCGGCAAGGGGTCGTTTGAAGAGACGGTGGCCGAGATGCTGTCACAGATTTCGGGTGAACCGATCACGGCCGATCAGTTTGAAATTCAGCGTTTACCGCATCACTTGCAGATGAATATCCGCGTGCTTGATCAGCAGGGAGAGACCATTGCCAGCAAGCGTAATTTGACAGAGTTGCGTCAGGAATTTGGTTCCAAAGCGGCCGACAGTTTTTCTTCGCTTTCCGATGATCATTGGAGTCAGAGTGGATTAACAGACTGGACGTTCGGTGACTTTCCCGCAGAGGTTCAGGTTCAACACAATCATCTTGCACTCACCGGTTTTCCGAGTTTACTGGACGAAGGAAAGTCGGTTGCCCTCTGTTTACGTGATGCCCCCGAGCGAGCTGCTTATGAAACACGCTTCGGGCTGAGACGCTTGTTTGTCCTCGCCGAACATCGCAAGCTGAAATCGCAGGTGGATCACTTGCCCGGCCTGAGTCAGATGACGCTGTACGCGACTTCCATCGGTGGAATCAATTTCAAAGCACAGTTAATTGAGCTACTGGCAGAACGCACTTTGTTTGGACAGAAAGAACGGCTTCCGCGCAGCGAAGCACAATATCGAAAGTTAGTCAAAGAATGGCGTAATCAAATTCCCGTAGCGGCACAAGATTTAGCCAGCCTATTGCCTGAGTTACTTGAAAAGTATCATCGTATCAAGATGACTCTGGAGAAAACCAAAGTCCCCGCCTGGAATGAACCGTTGCATGACATGCGGGCACAATTGAAAGCGATGATCAACGATCGCTTTCTGGTCAGCACACCTTATCCCTGGTTACAGCAGTTTCCACGATACCTTGAGGGCATCGAAATTCGTCTGGGAAAACTGGGAGGTGCTGGTTTGAAACGCGATCTCAGTAATATCCGCAGTATTTCACGTTACTTCGAACAATATTCGCAACGTGCCCGACAACACCATGAACGCGAGATTATCGATCCGCAGTTAATTAAGTTTCGTTGGATGCTGGAAGAATATCGCATCTCACTCTTTGCGCAGAAACTGGGAACGGCTCTCAAAATTTCGCCCAAAATTCTGGATCAGCAATGGGCGGCTGTGCGAGATTGA
- a CDS encoding transposase → MPRTKQICPADEVFHVLNRSVARMTLFEKPDDYAAFMRVVEETWAKIPLPIYAMSVMPNHWHFVVRPQTDTQLTEFFQRLTVTHTMRWHAHYSTGGTGHLYQGRFKSFPIQSDEHLLTVMRHVEKHKRGQVSFNLGCNLLYSLNASYETNLSCR, encoded by the coding sequence ATGCCCCGTACGAAACAAATTTGTCCTGCCGATGAAGTGTTTCATGTGCTCAATCGCTCTGTGGCGCGGATGACGCTGTTCGAGAAGCCGGACGATTATGCTGCTTTCATGCGGGTCGTTGAGGAAACGTGGGCAAAGATACCGCTACCGATCTATGCCATGTCCGTAATGCCTAACCACTGGCACTTTGTGGTACGTCCCCAGACAGATACCCAATTGACGGAATTCTTTCAACGACTCACCGTCACCCATACCATGCGCTGGCACGCGCACTATTCAACGGGGGGAACCGGTCACCTGTACCAGGGACGCTTCAAGTCGTTCCCGATTCAATCAGACGAGCATTTGCTGACGGTGATGCGCCATGTCGAAAAGCATAAAAGGGGTCAGGTCTCTTTTAATCTTGGCTGTAATCTGTTATACTCCTTGAATGCCTCGTACGAAACGAATTTGTCCTGCCGGTGA